A part of Cervus elaphus chromosome 11, mCerEla1.1, whole genome shotgun sequence genomic DNA contains:
- the C11H2orf74 gene encoding LOW QUALITY PROTEIN: uncharacterized protein C2orf74 homolog (The sequence of the model RefSeq protein was modified relative to this genomic sequence to represent the inferred CDS: substituted 1 base at 1 genomic stop codon), with protein sequence MNFETTEFTFFIILLICLSCIFLLLVVFLYKCSQSRTDEETEKGPCTENEGEDCPATHTEMNDLDNQEKXVCTLGCGGTPFLHGILVQRRSKEAMTTPLGNREDVEGEEENKTKEKRKPENAGENGQEDDYLQKPLIPVTGSPSVVDNHKRPLKGVTFSREVIVVDLGKDNPIARSYTRLHRERK encoded by the exons ATGAACTTTGAAACCACAGAATTCACTTTCTTCATCATCCTTCTAATTTGCCTCAGTTGCATCTTCCTTTTATTGGTGgtttttttatataaatg TTCCCAAAGCAGGAcagatgaagagacagaaaaaggtCCTTGTACAGAAAATGAAGGTGAAGATTGTCCAGCTACTCATACAGAGATGAATGATTTAGACAACCAAGAAAAGTAAGTCTGCACCTTAGGATGTGGTGGAACACCATTTTT GCATGGCATTCTTGTCCAGAGACGGAGTAAAGAAGCGATGACCACACCCTTAGGAaatagagaggatgtggagggtgaagaagagaacaaaacaaaagagaaacgAAAGCCTGAGAATGCTGGAGAAAATGGTCAAGAG GATGACTATTTGCAAAAACCACTCATACCTGTCACTGGAAGTCCTTCAGTTGTTGATAACCATAAAAGACCCTTAAAAGGAGTAACATTTTCTAGGGAGGTAATCGTTGTGGACCTTGGAAAGGACAATCCTATAGCTCGAAGCTATACTCGATTAcatagagagagaaagtga